One segment of Pleomorphomonas sp. PLEO DNA contains the following:
- a CDS encoding radical SAM protein: protein MTALRSLPSGRTTPGEQHDLDAAYAALATSERLLPIKVPAFYQRKLDEEAAALGHTEGPLHRMVRPTRERFGAPTGGEVPDWVDDRSNMPVPGSQAIIHKYADRVLFMPTSICAGHCQYCFRQDVLTDAHAEGGDLKGLAAEMGRLTAYLGTRPEVSEVVLSGGDPLTLSMRDLGLVLAGIRSVPTIRSIRLHTRTPAFAPKVFADDRKLDLLAEADVRLVLHFAHPYEICGEVGDVLDRLDRHRIRLYNHFPLLRGVNDHRDVLARLIETLDDHRVRTLSVYVPEPIRHSAPFRVTLDRFFALQDELTATTPSWINAIRFTLDSPVGKVRREHIVARDRATGLVTFEKAGKRFVFPDFPEELDVPGARDTLLWKG, encoded by the coding sequence ATGACCGCGCTTCGATCCCTTCCCTCTGGCCGCACGACACCGGGCGAACAGCACGACCTCGATGCCGCCTACGCGGCGCTCGCCACCAGCGAGCGGCTGTTGCCCATCAAGGTTCCCGCCTTCTATCAGCGCAAGCTTGACGAGGAGGCGGCGGCGCTCGGCCATACCGAGGGGCCGCTCCACCGCATGGTCCGGCCGACGCGCGAGCGCTTCGGCGCGCCCACCGGCGGCGAGGTGCCGGACTGGGTCGACGATCGTTCCAACATGCCGGTGCCCGGTTCGCAGGCGATCATCCATAAATACGCCGACCGCGTCTTGTTCATGCCGACGTCGATCTGTGCCGGCCATTGCCAATACTGCTTCCGACAGGACGTCCTGACCGACGCCCACGCCGAGGGCGGCGACCTCAAGGGTCTTGCCGCCGAGATGGGCCGGTTGACGGCCTATCTTGGTACGCGGCCGGAGGTATCGGAAGTCGTGCTGTCGGGCGGCGATCCGCTGACGCTGTCGATGCGCGACCTCGGCTTGGTGCTCGCCGGCATTCGCTCCGTGCCGACCATCCGGTCGATCCGCCTACACACGCGCACGCCGGCCTTCGCGCCGAAGGTATTCGCCGACGACCGGAAACTTGATCTCCTGGCCGAGGCCGACGTGCGGCTGGTGCTGCACTTCGCCCACCCTTACGAGATCTGCGGCGAGGTGGGCGACGTGCTGGACCGGCTCGATCGGCACCGCATCCGCCTCTACAACCATTTTCCGCTGCTGCGCGGCGTCAACGATCATCGCGACGTGCTGGCGCGGCTGATCGAGACGCTCGACGACCACCGGGTTCGCACGCTCTCGGTCTATGTGCCGGAGCCGATCCGCCATTCGGCCCCCTTCCGGGTGACGCTCGATCGCTTCTTCGCGCTGCAGGACGAACTCACCGCCACGACGCCGAGCTGGATCAACGCCATCCGCTTCACTCTCGACAGTCCGGTCGGCAAGGTTCGGCGCGAGCATATCGTGGCGCGCGACCGGGCGACCGGCCTCGTCACCTTCGAGAAGGCGGGAAAGCGCTTCGTCTTCCCCGACTTTCCTGAGGAGCTCGACGTTCCCGGCGCGCGCGACACCCTGCTCTGGAAGGGTTGA
- a CDS encoding homospermidine synthase, translated as MNSSPVHGTITGPIVMIGFGSIGRGTLPLIERHLEFDRSRFVVIDPSDSSKDILAYHGIRFIQAKITIDNYRDILTPLLTVGGGQGFCVNLSVDTGSLDIIKLCREIGALYIDTVTEPWEGFYFDKEVEPAHRTNYWLREAVRTEKRQNPGGTTAVSCCGANPGMVSWFVKVALENLANDMGIAFKHPQNREEWARLMQTVGVKGIHIAERDTQRTLIPHSMDVFRNTWSVDGFVSEGLQPAELGWGTGETWEPETARRHDGGCQAAIYLLQAGANTRVRTWCPTPGSQFGFLVTHNEAISIADYYTVGEGTYPEYRPTCHYAYHPANIAVLSLHEMFGGGGQVQTTTEVLSEDKIIDGADELGVLLYGHGKNAYWYGSQLTIEEARKLAPYQNATGLQVTSAVLAGMVWALENPTAGIVETDEMDHKRCLEVQMPYLGPVKGYYTDWTPLAGRPGFFPEDIDESNPWSFRNILVR; from the coding sequence ATGAATTCATCGCCCGTGCATGGCACGATCACCGGTCCCATTGTCATGATCGGTTTTGGCTCCATCGGACGCGGTACGTTGCCGCTCATCGAGCGGCATCTTGAATTCGACCGATCGCGCTTCGTCGTCATCGACCCGAGCGACTCCAGCAAGGATATCCTCGCCTATCACGGCATTCGCTTCATCCAGGCGAAGATTACCATCGACAACTATCGCGACATTCTGACGCCGCTGCTGACCGTCGGCGGCGGGCAGGGTTTCTGCGTCAACCTCTCGGTCGACACCGGTTCGCTCGACATCATAAAGCTGTGCCGGGAAATCGGCGCGCTCTACATCGACACCGTTACCGAGCCCTGGGAGGGCTTCTACTTCGACAAGGAAGTCGAGCCGGCCCACCGCACCAACTACTGGCTGCGCGAAGCGGTACGAACCGAGAAACGACAGAATCCAGGCGGCACCACCGCTGTTTCCTGCTGCGGCGCTAACCCCGGCATGGTGTCCTGGTTCGTCAAGGTCGCGCTCGAAAACCTCGCCAATGACATGGGTATCGCCTTCAAGCACCCACAAAACCGCGAGGAATGGGCGAGGCTGATGCAGACCGTGGGCGTCAAGGGCATCCACATTGCCGAACGCGACACCCAGCGCACGCTGATTCCCCATTCGATGGATGTCTTCCGCAACACCTGGTCGGTGGATGGTTTCGTGTCGGAAGGCCTGCAGCCGGCCGAACTGGGCTGGGGCACCGGCGAGACCTGGGAGCCGGAGACCGCACGTCGCCATGATGGCGGCTGCCAGGCGGCGATCTATCTTCTCCAGGCCGGCGCCAACACCCGCGTCCGAACCTGGTGCCCAACGCCGGGCTCTCAGTTCGGCTTCCTCGTCACCCATAACGAGGCGATCTCCATCGCCGACTATTACACGGTCGGCGAAGGCACCTATCCCGAATATCGGCCGACCTGCCACTACGCCTATCACCCGGCCAACATCGCGGTGCTCTCCCTGCACGAGATGTTCGGCGGCGGCGGCCAGGTGCAGACGACGACAGAGGTGCTGTCCGAGGACAAGATCATCGACGGCGCCGACGAACTCGGCGTGCTGCTCTATGGCCATGGCAAGAACGCCTACTGGTACGGCTCTCAGCTGACCATCGAAGAGGCGCGCAAGCTGGCCCCCTACCAGAACGCCACCGGTCTGCAGGTTACGTCGGCGGTACTGGCCGGCATGGTGTGGGCGCTCGAAAACCCCACGGCCGGCATCGTCGAGACCGACGAGATGGATCACAAACGCTGCCTTGAAGTGCAGATGCCCTATCTCGGACCGGTCAAGGGCTATTACACCGACTGGACGCCGCTTGCCGGCCGGCCGGGCTTCTTCCCCGAGGATATCGACGAAAGCAACCCCTGGAGCTTCCGCAATATTCTCGTCCGTTGA
- the hemH gene encoding ferrochelatase has protein sequence MPLPTDHPRIPHGKVGVLLVNLGTPDGTDRRSMRRYLEEFLSDRRVIETSRLIWYPVLYGIILNTRPQKKGRDYETIWNRERDESPLRTYTRSQAEKLSARLGEGVVVDWAMRYGNPSIASRLDALQAAGCERILIYPLYPQYAAATTATVNDKAFAHLLTKRWQPALRTVPPYHDDPVYIDALARSVEEHLSTLSFEPEVVLASFHGIPKSYFAKGDPYYCHCQKTARLLRERLGWSEDRLRITFQSRFGPEEWLQPYTDKTVEALAQSGVKSLAVLTPGFVADCLETIEEIGVENADIFRQNGGVNFARIPCLNDGDDGMVVIEHVVRRELQGWF, from the coding sequence ATGCCGCTGCCGACCGATCACCCCAGGATTCCCCATGGCAAAGTTGGCGTCCTGCTCGTCAACCTCGGCACGCCCGATGGCACAGACCGACGCTCGATGCGTCGTTATCTTGAAGAGTTCCTGAGCGACCGGCGGGTGATCGAAACCTCGCGCCTGATCTGGTACCCCGTGCTCTACGGCATCATTCTCAACACGCGGCCGCAAAAGAAGGGCCGCGACTACGAAACCATCTGGAACCGCGAGCGCGACGAAAGCCCCTTGCGCACCTACACGCGCTCGCAGGCGGAGAAGCTTTCGGCCCGCCTTGGAGAGGGTGTCGTCGTCGACTGGGCGATGCGCTACGGCAATCCATCAATCGCCTCCCGTCTCGACGCCTTGCAGGCGGCGGGCTGCGAACGCATCCTCATCTACCCGCTCTATCCCCAATATGCCGCCGCCACGACGGCCACCGTCAACGACAAGGCCTTCGCCCATCTTCTCACCAAGCGCTGGCAGCCGGCGCTGCGCACCGTGCCGCCCTATCACGACGACCCCGTCTACATCGACGCTCTCGCCCGCTCGGTCGAGGAGCATCTATCGACGCTGTCCTTCGAGCCGGAGGTGGTGCTCGCCTCCTTCCACGGCATACCCAAGAGCTATTTTGCCAAGGGCGACCCCTATTACTGTCATTGCCAAAAGACGGCCCGCCTTCTCCGCGAGCGCCTCGGTTGGAGCGAAGACCGTCTTCGCATCACCTTCCAGTCGCGGTTCGGACCAGAGGAATGGCTCCAGCCCTACACCGACAAGACCGTAGAGGCGCTGGCGCAATCCGGCGTCAAGTCGCTTGCCGTCCTGACACCGGGCTTCGTCGCCGACTGTCTGGAGACCATCGAGGAGATCGGGGTCGAGAATGCCGACATCTTCCGGCAGAACGGCGGTGTCAACTTCGCCCGCATACCCTGCCTCAACGATGGCGATGACGGCATGGTGGTCATTGAACACGTGGTCCGCCGCGAACTTCAAGGCTGGTTTTGA
- a CDS encoding TRAP transporter small permease subunit encodes MRGLLKVCAAIDVLNVGVNYFARWLVLAAILLSAGNAIVRKVFNYSSNSLLEGQWYLFSAVFLLCAGYTLLKGEHVRIDIVASHLSRRTQVIIDIVGTLLFLLPFTAAAIWLSWPQVVSKMVSGEVSSSAGGLPLWPAWILIPVGFSLLGLQGVSEIIKRIAFLTGDGPDPLPTHGSQI; translated from the coding sequence ATGCGAGGCTTGCTCAAGGTGTGCGCGGCGATCGACGTTTTGAATGTCGGCGTCAATTATTTCGCTCGCTGGTTGGTGTTGGCGGCCATTCTGCTGTCGGCTGGCAATGCCATCGTCCGCAAGGTCTTCAACTACTCGTCCAACTCACTCCTTGAGGGACAGTGGTACCTGTTTTCGGCGGTGTTTCTGCTCTGCGCCGGCTATACGCTTTTGAAGGGCGAGCACGTCCGGATCGACATCGTCGCTTCGCATCTGAGCCGGCGGACCCAGGTGATCATCGACATTGTCGGCACGCTGTTGTTCCTGCTGCCGTTCACCGCGGCGGCCATCTGGCTCAGCTGGCCGCAGGTGGTGTCCAAGATGGTGAGCGGCGAGGTGTCGTCGAGCGCCGGCGGCCTGCCGCTGTGGCCGGCCTGGATATTGATCCCCGTCGGCTTTTCGCTGCTCGGTCTGCAAGGGGTGAGCGAGATCATCAAGCGCATCGCCTTCCTGACGGGCGATGGACCGGATCCGTTGCCGACTCACGGATCCCAAATCTGA
- a CDS encoding TRAP transporter substrate-binding protein, with amino-acid sequence MDRRQFIRKAGLVSTGAAASVGTLAMPAIAQSQPEIKWRLASSFPKSTDAIFGSSELFAKTVSEATDGKFQIQVFPAGELVPPLQVLDAVQNDTVEITHTASYYFIGKDLTFAIATSLPFGLNTRQQQAWIYQGGGLELMNDFLANYNAVMLLGGNTGTQMGGWFRNEINTVADLKGLKFRVGGVGGRVLATLGVVPQQIPAPDIYPALEKGTIDATEWVGPYDDERLGLYQVAKYYYYPSFWEGSSALQYMINKKKWEELPQAYKAVLRAAAALANDDMTAAYDARNFAALKRLVAQGVQLRPFSREILDAAYDASFKLYADESAKNPAFKKIYEPWKQFRAESYQWFRVAEYNFDSYVYSQQAAGK; translated from the coding sequence ATGGATCGTCGTCAGTTCATCAGGAAAGCCGGGCTCGTCTCCACCGGCGCCGCGGCGAGCGTGGGGACGCTCGCCATGCCGGCCATCGCGCAGTCGCAGCCGGAGATCAAATGGCGCCTCGCCTCGAGCTTTCCGAAATCGACCGACGCCATCTTCGGCTCTTCCGAACTGTTTGCCAAGACGGTGTCCGAGGCGACCGACGGCAAGTTCCAGATCCAGGTGTTCCCGGCCGGCGAGCTGGTGCCGCCGCTGCAGGTGCTCGATGCCGTGCAGAACGACACCGTCGAGATCACCCACACCGCCTCCTATTACTTCATCGGCAAGGACTTGACCTTCGCCATCGCCACCTCGCTGCCCTTCGGCCTCAACACCCGCCAGCAGCAGGCCTGGATCTACCAGGGCGGCGGCCTCGAACTGATGAACGACTTCCTTGCCAACTATAACGCTGTGATGCTGCTCGGCGGCAACACCGGCACGCAGATGGGTGGCTGGTTCCGTAACGAGATCAACACCGTCGCCGATCTCAAGGGGCTGAAGTTCCGCGTTGGCGGCGTCGGCGGCAGGGTGCTGGCGACCCTCGGTGTCGTGCCGCAGCAGATCCCGGCCCCGGACATCTACCCGGCGCTCGAGAAGGGCACCATCGACGCCACCGAGTGGGTCGGTCCCTATGACGACGAGCGGCTCGGCCTCTATCAGGTGGCCAAGTACTATTATTATCCGAGCTTCTGGGAAGGCTCGTCGGCGCTGCAGTACATGATCAACAAGAAGAAGTGGGAAGAGCTGCCGCAGGCCTACAAAGCGGTGCTGAGGGCCGCCGCCGCGCTTGCCAACGACGACATGACCGCCGCCTATGACGCCCGCAACTTCGCCGCCCTGAAGCGTCTGGTGGCGCAGGGCGTGCAGCTGAGGCCCTTCAGCCGCGAGATCCTCGACGCCGCCTATGACGCCTCCTTCAAGCTCTACGCCGATGAATCGGCCAAGAACCCGGCCTTCAAGAAGATCTACGAGCCGTGGAAGCAGTTCCGCGCCGAGAGTTACCAGTGGTTCCGCGTCGCCGAATACAACTTCGATTCTTACGTCTATTCGCAGCAGGCTGCCGGCAAGTAA
- a CDS encoding gamma-glutamyl-gamma-aminobutyrate hydrolase family protein → MTAPVVLFTADTRDFDGYTWHCAPTTYLEAVLGVSGGLPVILSAFGPRLDLDAVLDRVDGVVATGSRTNVHPSHYGVAATEAMGPYDEVRDATSLPLIRRAIERGVPLLCICRGLQELNVALGGSLASDVQDLPDRMDHRHPDVADMDGKFAIRHGVTIAAGGCLGRIVEGEIQVNSLHRQAVARLSDRLAVEATAPDGTIEAVSVKGAAGFTLGVQWHPEYWGATDGPSKAILEAFGAAIAAEAAKR, encoded by the coding sequence ATGACTGCTCCCGTCGTTCTCTTCACAGCCGATACCCGTGATTTTGACGGCTACACTTGGCACTGCGCGCCCACCACCTACCTCGAGGCTGTGCTCGGGGTGTCGGGCGGCCTGCCGGTGATCCTGTCGGCCTTCGGACCGCGCCTCGACCTCGACGCCGTTCTCGATAGGGTCGATGGCGTCGTCGCCACGGGATCGAGAACCAATGTCCATCCGTCGCATTATGGCGTAGCGGCGACCGAGGCGATGGGCCCCTATGATGAAGTGCGCGATGCAACCAGCTTGCCGCTGATCCGGCGGGCGATCGAGCGCGGCGTTCCGCTGCTCTGCATCTGTCGCGGCTTGCAGGAACTCAACGTGGCGCTCGGCGGATCGCTCGCCTCCGATGTTCAGGATCTGCCGGATCGCATGGACCATCGCCATCCCGACGTTGCCGACATGGACGGCAAGTTTGCCATCCGCCATGGCGTGACGATCGCCGCTGGCGGCTGCCTTGGCCGCATCGTCGAGGGGGAGATACAGGTGAACTCGCTGCACCGGCAGGCGGTGGCGCGGCTTTCCGACCGTCTCGCCGTCGAGGCGACGGCGCCGGATGGCACCATCGAGGCGGTGTCGGTGAAGGGAGCCGCTGGCTTCACGCTGGGTGTTCAGTGGCACCCCGAATACTGGGGCGCGACCGACGGTCCGTCGAAGGCCATCCTCGAAGCCTTTGGCGCGGCAATCGCCGCCGAAGCCGCCAAACGCTAA